The nucleotide sequence GCAGGGCGCGCAGCTTGAGCAGCGAATCCCACATCATCGGATAAGTGCCTTCGAACACGCGGCCGCAGCCGATCGAGAACAGCGTGTCGGCGGCGAACACCGTCTTCTCCGTATCGAACACGTAGGAGATATGGTCGAGCGTGTGGCCGGGCGTCTCCAGCACGCGCGCCAGCAAGTTGCCGATCTTGACGATGTCGGCATTGACGACGCGCAGGTCGACATCGGCGATTGCCGTCGTCTTGTCGTGCGGCGCGACGACGCGGCAGTTGTATTTCTGCTTGAGTTCGGCGACCCCGCCGACATGATCGCCATGGTGATGGGTGATCAGGATGTCGGTGAGTTGCCAGCCCTCGCGCTCCAGCGCCTTCAGGATGGGACCGGCCTCCGGCGCGTCGATCGACGCCGTCGCCTTGGTTTCCACATCGTGGATCAGATAGCCGAAATTGTCGTTTAAACAGCCAAAAGTACGAATCTCGGCGGCCATGACATCTCCATCGCGCTCAGCCCCGCCTGACAGATATGGCGTTAACGTTGCGCAGGCAATGCAATATTCGGCGCGCTCAGGTTGCCGCCCACGTGTTACATTGCCGTCATGAGCATCGACGTCGTTGATCTGCGCGAGTTCTACTCCCGCCGCCTCGGGATCGTGGCGCGGCAATTGATCAATCGCGGCATCAAGGAGCGCTGGCCCAATACCGAGGGGCAGCGGGTGCTCGGCATCGGCTACCCGACGCCTTATCTCGGATTGTTCCGTGAGGATGCGGAGCGTTGCATCGCCTTCATGCCGGCGGCCCAGGGCGTGCTGAAATGGCCCACCGGGCGGCCGGCGCTGGCCTCGCTGGTCGACGAATTCTCGCTGCCGTTGCCGGACGCCGCGGTCGACCGCATCCTCCTCGTCCATGCGCTGGAGATGTCGGACGACCCGGCCGCGCTGCTCCGCGAGGTGTGGCGGGTGCTGTCGCCGTCCGGCCGCGTGATTGCGGTCATCCCGAACCGGCGTGGGGTGTGGACCCGCACCGACAACACGCCGTTCGGCCACGGCCGGCCCTATTCGCGTTCGCAGATCACCGACCTGTTACGCCAGACCTGGTTCACGCCGACCGCCTGGGGCGAGGCGTTGTTCATGCCGCCCTATGCCGGCGGGTGGGTGCTGAAATCGGCGCATATGTGGGAGCGCGTCGGTGCGGCGCTGTCGCTGCCCTTTGCCGGCGTCCACATCGTCGAAGCTACCAAGCAGGTCTATCGCGCGATCCCTGCGAAGCGCGAGCGGGCGCGGCTGATTCCCGCCCTGACGAAGCCAGTGCTGGTGCCGTCCTCGACGACGGCGACGCGCAGCTAAAAGTCTCCCTGCGCGAGAGGCGATCGGCGCCGCGGTTCGCACCGATTCAGGCAAACTGATCGTGCTTCAAAAACACGATGTCCCGGCGAGGCCGGGACATCGTCGTTCGATTCATCCGAGGGAGATTGCCGCTTACTCGCCGGGGGCGAGATCGTCGCTCGATCCGGCCGGAGCAGTCTCGCGCTCGCGCTCCGGGCGCGGGCCATGCGGCCGGCGGCGCCGGCGCGGATAGCGCTCGCCGCCACCCTCGAAGCCGCTGCCCTGGCCGCCGTTCACCTGCGGCTGTGCGCCGGTGATGAAGGACGGCAGCCGGTCGACGCTGCCGGCATCCGATATCACCGGCTGCGGCTGGTTCTGCGGTTGCGGCTGCTGATATTGCGGCTG is from Bradyrhizobium sp. ISRA430 and encodes:
- the gloB gene encoding hydroxyacylglutathione hydrolase — protein: MAAEIRTFGCLNDNFGYLIHDVETKATASIDAPEAGPILKALEREGWQLTDILITHHHGDHVGGVAELKQKYNCRVVAPHDKTTAIADVDLRVVNADIVKIGNLLARVLETPGHTLDHISYVFDTEKTVFAADTLFSIGCGRVFEGTYPMMWDSLLKLRALPDDFKLYCGHEYTASNVKFALTIEPDNPALQARAAEVAKLRAENKPTIPSLLGDEKRANVFLRADEPSVAAKLHMKGADAAAVFGELRERKNKS
- a CDS encoding methyltransferase domain-containing protein codes for the protein MSIDVVDLREFYSRRLGIVARQLINRGIKERWPNTEGQRVLGIGYPTPYLGLFREDAERCIAFMPAAQGVLKWPTGRPALASLVDEFSLPLPDAAVDRILLVHALEMSDDPAALLREVWRVLSPSGRVIAVIPNRRGVWTRTDNTPFGHGRPYSRSQITDLLRQTWFTPTAWGEALFMPPYAGGWVLKSAHMWERVGAALSLPFAGVHIVEATKQVYRAIPAKRERARLIPALTKPVLVPSSTTATRS